The nucleotide sequence GCACCGCCAGCAGGGCGACGGCGGTTGCGGGAGGGAGCAGACGCGAGGGGAGGGGGCGCACGGTCACTGCCTTTCGACGACGGGACACATCCGGCGAGCAGAAGGCTCGGCCCGCCCGGCCAACGGCGGGCGTCCACCACGGGTATCCCCGGCGAACACCGCCCGACACCTGGCGTCCCACCGCGCACCCGCACGTTCCCGGCGCCCCGTACTGTTCACCGGGTGAGCACTCTGCGACGCGCCCGGTACCAGTTCAAGGCGCACCCCCTCACACTCGACGCGGTCGTCGCGGCGGCCGTGCTGCTGTGCATGATCAGCAGTTCCTTCGCGGCACCGGACGGCGACCACGGAGTGGCCTGGGGTGCACGCGGCCCGGCCCCGCTGAGCCTGCTGCTGATGGTCCTGGCCGCCGCCGCGCTCGTCCTGCGCCGCCGCTCCGCCCTGGCCGTGCTGGCGTCGACCGGGACGCTCGCGCTGGTCGAGTGCGTCACCGGCGACCCACGCGCGCCCGTGGCGATGACCACCGTCATCGCCCTGTACACCGTCGCCTCCACCACCGACCGCGCCACCACCTGGCGGGTCGGCCTGCTCACCATGACCGTGCTGACGGCCGCGGCGATGCTCGCCGGACCGCTGCCCTGGTACGCGCAGGAGAACATCGCCCTCGTCGCCTGGACCGGCATCGGGGCCACCGCGGGCGACGCCGTCCGCAGCCACCGCGCCTTCGTGCAGGCCATCCGGGAGCGCGCCGAACGCGCCGAGCGCACCCGCGAGGAGGAGGCCCGGCGCAGGGTCGCCGAGGAGCGGCTGCGCATCGCCCGCGAGCTGCACGACGTGGTCGCCCACCACATCGCCCTGGTCAACGTGCAGGCCGGCGTCGTCGCCCATGTGATGGACCGGCGCCCCGACCAGGCCAAGGAAGCCCTCGCCCACGTCCGCGAGGCCAGCCGCTCCGCACTGGAGGATCTGCGCGCCACCGTCGGACTGCTCCGCCAGTCCGACGACCCGGCCGCCCCCACCGAACCCGCCTCCGGCCTCGGCCGCCTCGACGAACTCGCCGGGACCTTCCGCAACGCGGGGCTCCCCGTCCAGGTCGCCCGCGCCGACCAGGACACCGAACTCCCGGCCGCCGTCGACCTGGCCGCCTACCGGATCGTGCAGGAAGCCCTCACCAACGCCCAGAAGCACGCCGGAGCGGGCGCCAAGGCCGAGGTCAGCGTCGTACGGGTCGGCCCGAACATCGAGGTCAGCGTGCTGGACGACGGCGCGGGCGCCACCGGGGCGCCCACCACGGGCGGCGGGCACGGGCTGCTCGGCATGCGCGAGCGGGTCACCGCGCTCGGCGGCACCCTCACCACCGGCCCCCGCTACGGCGGCGGCTTCCGCGTCCATGCCATCCTGCCCGTCCAGACCCGCCCCGGAGCCGAGAGGAAGCCCGCATGACGATCCGCGTCCTGCTCGCCGACGACCAGGCGCTGCTGCGCAGCGCGTTCCGGGTGCTGGTCGACTCCGAACCCGGCATGAGCGTGGTGGGGGAGGCGTCCGACGGCGCCGAGGCGGTCCGGCTGGCCAAGGAGTGCGGCGCCGACGTCGTCCTCATGGA is from Streptomyces seoulensis and encodes:
- a CDS encoding sensor histidine kinase is translated as MSTLRRARYQFKAHPLTLDAVVAAAVLLCMISSSFAAPDGDHGVAWGARGPAPLSLLLMVLAAAALVLRRRSALAVLASTGTLALVECVTGDPRAPVAMTTVIALYTVASTTDRATTWRVGLLTMTVLTAAAMLAGPLPWYAQENIALVAWTGIGATAGDAVRSHRAFVQAIRERAERAERTREEEARRRVAEERLRIARELHDVVAHHIALVNVQAGVVAHVMDRRPDQAKEALAHVREASRSALEDLRATVGLLRQSDDPAAPTEPASGLGRLDELAGTFRNAGLPVQVARADQDTELPAAVDLAAYRIVQEALTNAQKHAGAGAKAEVSVVRVGPNIEVSVLDDGAGATGAPTTGGGHGLLGMRERVTALGGTLTTGPRYGGGFRVHAILPVQTRPGAERKPA